The proteins below come from a single Prolixibacter sp. NT017 genomic window:
- a CDS encoding 1-phosphofructokinase family hexose kinase, with protein MILTVTLNPAIDKILILNGFEIHKLHRLDSREMSMTVPGGKGVNIALNLSALGDDTIATGFAGGHEGHLLCDSLRQSGVTTSFIFTEGSTRTNTSILDLQHETLTEINDFGQEIPEEDLVFLLESYERLLNRVDMVVLAGSLPKGVIEDVYRQMIIMAQGHGIKVVLHTAPKYIDPLINSGPFLINPDMRSYHRFMGRPLDGIDAFLQAGREIISYQKDTEFVIFTHRIENVVAVTRKQSYIMRPRDLKIVNMLGYADAYLAGFIHAYRQHLPTADVLRYASAAGLTNIEVIYKEIRDTDQIEANLERIDVEEVS; from the coding sequence ATGATACTCACTGTCACGTTAAATCCGGCCATTGACAAAATCCTGATCCTAAACGGATTTGAAATCCACAAGCTGCACCGGCTCGACAGCCGCGAAATGAGCATGACAGTTCCCGGCGGAAAAGGGGTCAATATCGCTTTGAATCTGAGCGCACTTGGAGACGATACCATTGCAACGGGCTTCGCCGGTGGTCATGAGGGCCATTTGCTTTGCGACTCGCTGCGACAAAGCGGCGTTACCACCAGTTTCATTTTCACCGAAGGTTCCACACGGACCAATACTTCCATTCTGGATTTACAACACGAAACACTGACGGAAATTAACGACTTTGGACAGGAAATTCCGGAAGAAGATCTTGTGTTTCTGTTGGAGAGCTACGAGCGACTGCTTAACCGCGTGGATATGGTAGTTTTAGCCGGCTCGCTCCCCAAAGGTGTAATTGAAGATGTGTACCGCCAGATGATTATCATGGCGCAGGGACACGGAATCAAAGTCGTTTTGCACACCGCCCCCAAATACATCGATCCGTTGATTAATTCCGGTCCGTTTCTCATTAATCCCGACATGCGCAGCTATCACCGGTTCATGGGGCGTCCACTCGATGGTATCGACGCATTTCTGCAGGCAGGTAGAGAAATTATCTCTTACCAGAAAGATACCGAGTTTGTCATCTTCACACACCGGATTGAAAATGTAGTGGCGGTTACCCGGAAACAATCCTATATCATGCGCCCAAGAGATTTAAAGATCGTCAATATGTTGGGTTATGCCGATGCTTATCTGGCCGGATTTATTCATGCCTACCGGCAGCACCTTCCGACAGCCGATGTACTCAGATACGCCTCTGCAGCCGGACTAACGAACATCGAGGTAATTTACAAGGAGATACGCGACACCGACCAAATTGAGGCCAATCTTGAACGAATCGATGTGGAGGAAGTGTCATGA
- a CDS encoding HPP family protein has translation MKRVKDFTYKDILSVNENSDLRRVIITMKRHRVCAIPVVNQLGEYIGCISEQDILNASVPQYMKSMYNTSFMADLDHIIGHLHDILDKKAFEFTDSSYPTVTPNDSMSYAADLLFRSKKTALPVLEGKMLIGLITRIEILTVSLNGNKLS, from the coding sequence ATGAAAAGGGTAAAGGATTTCACATACAAAGACATTCTCTCGGTCAACGAAAACTCGGATCTGCGACGGGTCATCATTACCATGAAAAGGCACCGGGTTTGTGCCATTCCTGTTGTCAACCAACTCGGCGAATACATTGGTTGCATCAGCGAACAGGATATCCTCAATGCATCGGTTCCGCAATACATGAAGTCGATGTACAATACTTCTTTCATGGCTGACCTGGACCACATTATCGGACATCTGCATGATATTCTGGATAAAAAAGCCTTCGAATTTACCGACTCGAGCTATCCGACGGTAACACCCAATGATTCCATGTCGTATGCAGCCGATCTGCTGTTCCGTTCGAAGAAAACAGCTTTGCCGGTTCTCGAAGGAAAAATGCTGATTGGTCTGATTACACGAATAGAAATACTAACCGTATCCCTCAACGGAAACAAACTAAGCTAA
- a CDS encoding SLC13 family permease: MTEFLSWHLDTIHIITTLVIFIFTFVFITTETLPNAIAAMVGAFLLVAFHIVNQEEAIEAIDFETVGLLSGMMMTVAVMRKSGLFEYIAIKSIKLTGGSPWRILVVLSIVTAVLSAFLDNVTTVLIVVPLTFAVADTMKINPMPMLISEILFSNIGGAATLIGDPPNIMIGGATNLDFMDFIENNAPVVVVVSVITFFLLRLIYHKKLAGLVADKEKIQAFDEKRAIQNKRFFYTTLVIFLIIITLFVTHHLHKIDLASLAIGGGFTMMMVTKQDPEEILKEVEWPTLFFFIGLFVIIGGLEKTGIISFLADKMVEVTHGEVEPAAQLVLWMSALSTTFINSIPYTATMISVIKEMSINSGQSIEPLWWALSLGACLGGNGTLIGAAANIIVAGFTQKTPYPIKFKEYFKIGFPLMLVSIVITSLYLYLRYF; encoded by the coding sequence ATGACGGAATTCCTGAGTTGGCATCTTGACACCATCCACATTATCACCACCCTGGTTATCTTTATTTTCACGTTTGTATTCATTACAACCGAAACGCTTCCCAACGCCATTGCGGCTATGGTTGGTGCCTTTCTGCTGGTCGCATTTCACATTGTAAACCAGGAAGAAGCCATCGAGGCAATTGATTTCGAAACGGTCGGATTACTTAGCGGAATGATGATGACAGTGGCTGTGATGCGAAAATCGGGACTCTTCGAGTACATTGCCATCAAGAGCATCAAGTTGACAGGTGGAAGTCCCTGGCGAATACTGGTGGTGCTGTCGATTGTTACCGCTGTACTGTCTGCTTTTCTCGATAATGTCACCACCGTGCTAATTGTCGTTCCGCTCACCTTCGCGGTAGCCGATACCATGAAAATTAATCCCATGCCGATGCTGATTTCTGAAATTCTTTTTTCCAATATTGGCGGGGCGGCGACCTTAATCGGTGATCCACCCAACATTATGATCGGCGGAGCTACCAACCTCGATTTCATGGATTTTATCGAGAATAATGCGCCGGTTGTTGTCGTTGTGTCTGTCATTACTTTCTTTCTGCTTCGTTTGATCTACCATAAAAAGCTGGCCGGATTGGTAGCTGATAAAGAAAAAATTCAGGCTTTCGACGAAAAAAGGGCCATTCAGAATAAACGGTTTTTCTATACCACACTGGTTATCTTTCTCATCATCATCACCCTTTTCGTCACACATCATCTGCACAAAATCGATCTGGCGTCACTCGCGATTGGCGGAGGCTTTACCATGATGATGGTGACCAAACAGGACCCGGAGGAGATTTTGAAGGAAGTAGAGTGGCCAACTCTCTTCTTCTTTATCGGCTTGTTTGTGATTATAGGCGGCCTGGAGAAAACCGGTATCATCAGTTTCCTGGCCGACAAGATGGTGGAAGTCACTCATGGTGAAGTGGAACCGGCCGCACAGCTGGTACTGTGGATGTCGGCACTGTCGACTACATTTATCAACAGTATCCCGTACACAGCCACTATGATATCGGTTATCAAAGAGATGAGCATCAACTCGGGCCAGAGCATAGAACCCCTTTGGTGGGCGTTGTCATTGGGAGCATGTTTGGGCGGAAACGGAACCTTAATCGGTGCAGCGGCCAACATCATTGTAGCCGGTTTTACCCAAAAGACTCCCTACCCGATAAAATTCAAAGAGTACTTCAAAATTGGTTTTCCATTGATGCTGGTCTCTATCGTTATTACTTCGCTGTATTTATACCTAAGATATTTCTGA
- a CDS encoding heme-binding domain-containing protein: protein MKKIKFNLTGKIVLLVLIAFVLIQFIPVHMSNPSTSPSKDFLHTYQPPSEITDMMRNACYDCHSNATQFPWYANVAPVSWLLESHIDEARAHINFSEWGDYPEKLTNLKLEGMAAEVKSGGMPLTSYTWMHSKARLTDAQRTQLADYFRSLQPGN from the coding sequence ATGAAAAAAATCAAATTTAACCTGACAGGGAAAATTGTCCTTCTCGTCTTGATTGCTTTTGTGCTAATCCAGTTTATTCCGGTTCATATGAGCAATCCTTCCACATCTCCTTCGAAAGACTTTCTTCACACCTATCAGCCTCCGTCCGAAATCACGGATATGATGCGAAACGCCTGTTACGACTGTCATTCCAATGCAACTCAGTTTCCGTGGTACGCAAATGTCGCGCCGGTTTCCTGGCTGCTGGAATCGCACATCGATGAGGCTCGTGCCCACATCAATTTTTCGGAATGGGGCGACTATCCGGAAAAATTAACAAACCTGAAACTGGAGGGCATGGCTGCAGAAGTTAAATCCGGTGGCATGCCGCTCACCTCGTATACCTGGATGCACTCGAAGGCGAGGCTTACAGACGCTCAGAGAACGCAGCTGGCCGACTATTTCCGGTCACTCCAACCGGGAAATTGA
- a CDS encoding S1 RNA-binding domain-containing protein, which translates to MNKLGTFQALEVLRLVDFGAYLDGQELGDILLPKRYMPEGCKIGDFLEVFIYLDSEDRIIATTDEPLAEAGDFALLKVVSVNQVGAFLDWGLPKDLLVPFSEQKNKMQEGQWYLVYVYADDESRRMVATAKLDKYLDNVPPEYQPGQEVALIIHSKTDMGYKAIVNNMHWGMLYQNEVFRTLKQGERLTGYIKQVRDDEKIDVSLQKPGIESAMDLSDKILEMLKEQGGFLAVTDKSSPEKIYSFFGESKKNYKKAVGMLYKKRIITIESDGIRLNRQ; encoded by the coding sequence ATGAACAAACTCGGAACATTTCAGGCGCTGGAGGTACTTCGCCTCGTTGATTTTGGCGCTTACCTCGACGGACAGGAACTGGGCGACATTTTACTTCCCAAACGGTACATGCCGGAAGGTTGCAAAATAGGTGACTTCCTCGAAGTATTTATCTATCTCGACTCGGAAGACCGCATCATCGCCACGACGGATGAACCGTTGGCTGAAGCCGGTGACTTTGCCTTGCTGAAAGTTGTTTCGGTGAACCAGGTCGGCGCATTCCTCGACTGGGGATTGCCGAAAGATTTGCTGGTTCCGTTCAGCGAACAGAAAAATAAGATGCAGGAAGGACAATGGTACCTCGTTTATGTGTATGCAGACGACGAAAGCCGACGGATGGTTGCTACCGCGAAACTGGACAAATACCTCGATAATGTTCCGCCTGAATATCAACCAGGACAGGAAGTAGCCCTCATCATTCACAGCAAAACTGACATGGGCTACAAGGCCATTGTGAACAACATGCACTGGGGAATGCTCTACCAAAATGAAGTGTTCCGTACCCTGAAACAGGGCGAACGGCTTACCGGTTACATCAAGCAGGTGCGCGACGACGAAAAAATTGACGTCAGTCTGCAAAAACCAGGCATCGAAAGCGCCATGGACCTTTCGGATAAAATATTGGAGATGCTTAAAGAGCAAGGCGGCTTTCTCGCTGTCACCGATAAAAGCTCACCGGAAAAAATCTATTCTTTCTTCGGCGAAAGCAAGAAAAACTATAAGAAGGCTGTTGGAATGCTGTATAAAAAGCGAATTATCACCATTGAGTCTGACGGAATCCGCCTGAATCGACAGTAA
- a CDS encoding TrkA family potassium uptake protein: MANSTSKFAVIGMGQFGRAIVRKLTQRGAEVLAIDTDEQIIDDIAEEVAYAVALDATDPKALASQNISDYDAVVIAIGNNFEQLTLCAVTLLELETKRIIARATGTVQKTILEKIGIREVLIPESEVATIVTEKLLNPSIVSYLELPDDYRIAELKPPEVAIGRTVGDLALRDRYNLSLITITKELEVIKNGRVILEEHIDIPNSSTEIGEDDFMLIFGKQVDIERFLEINE; this comes from the coding sequence ATGGCAAATTCTACCAGTAAATTTGCAGTTATTGGAATGGGACAGTTCGGACGGGCGATCGTGCGAAAACTGACTCAGCGTGGAGCCGAAGTGCTAGCGATCGATACCGATGAACAAATCATCGACGATATAGCTGAGGAAGTAGCTTATGCCGTTGCCCTCGACGCCACCGACCCCAAAGCACTCGCTTCTCAGAACATCAGTGATTATGATGCGGTTGTGATAGCGATTGGTAACAACTTCGAGCAGTTAACACTGTGTGCGGTTACCCTGCTGGAGCTGGAAACCAAGCGTATTATTGCACGGGCTACCGGTACGGTACAAAAAACCATCCTCGAAAAAATCGGTATCCGCGAAGTGCTCATTCCCGAAAGCGAGGTGGCCACCATTGTCACTGAGAAGCTGCTGAACCCGAGCATTGTCTCCTACCTCGAATTACCCGACGATTACCGTATCGCCGAACTAAAGCCGCCGGAAGTAGCCATTGGCCGGACCGTTGGCGACCTGGCCCTTCGCGACCGGTATAACCTGAGTTTAATAACCATTACCAAAGAGCTGGAGGTGATTAAAAACGGCCGGGTGATTCTCGAAGAACACATCGATATTCCCAACTCTTCTACCGAGATAGGAGAAGACGATTTTATGCTCATCTTCGGCAAGCAGGTCGATATTGAACGCTTTTTGGAAATCAATGAATAA
- a CDS encoding TrkH family potassium uptake protein: MKPFFSKQQLENINTFRYNIRGVINHIMPVARILVSLAAVGSIVYYYGFPQSSDTALVALSIIRFSFYFYIFKYLLYLLLAQHTKEYIRENRMESIIIFGLIFFGLLYLIFGHQILKNFSETYYLSYILPYLLLFVQLYFLIIVSIEIGQASPIIAKLDLGPAALLILSFFILILIGTGLLMMPEMTVHHHIHFVDALFTSASASCVTGLIVVDTATYFTFKGQMIIMLLIQLGGINIISFATFFTTFYLRSTGVRYQSLIKDFLSTDKFSDTRSILRQVVFLSAFMEITGSVLIYFLWGNHYQFGSGRDRVFSSVFHAISSFNNAGFSLFTDNLYEQGVRNAYGLQIVVAILVITGGLGFIALQDIQKKFSFRKKKNAPHPALQVNTRLVLWVSGILLLAGTVIFYFFEKDTLLKGQSLGHALITSFFQSVTARTAGFNTVDFGQIGLPMLTIFMFLMYVGASPGSTGGGIKTTTFAVLIKSAIDTLRGKKNVEFFKRTISFDNINKAYSLVLFSIALIFLSTFLLSIFEPKTDFVRLLFEEISAFATVGLSTGITAGLSVGGKIIIIISMLVGRVGPLTLALALSKKAIYTRYRYGRTNVMIG; this comes from the coding sequence ATGAAGCCCTTTTTTTCGAAACAACAACTTGAAAACATCAACACGTTCCGGTACAACATCCGGGGTGTGATTAACCATATTATGCCGGTGGCCCGGATATTGGTTTCGCTGGCAGCGGTAGGCAGCATCGTCTACTACTACGGCTTTCCGCAAAGTAGCGACACGGCTTTGGTGGCACTCAGCATCATTCGGTTCAGCTTCTACTTTTACATTTTCAAATACCTGCTGTATTTGCTGCTGGCACAACACACCAAAGAGTATATCCGGGAAAACCGAATGGAAAGTATCATCATCTTCGGCCTCATTTTTTTCGGCTTACTTTATCTAATCTTTGGGCACCAAATCCTGAAGAATTTCAGCGAAACATACTACTTATCTTATATCCTGCCCTATTTATTGCTGTTCGTCCAACTGTACTTTCTCATTATCGTCTCCATTGAGATCGGCCAGGCCAGCCCGATAATTGCGAAGCTGGATTTGGGACCGGCAGCACTGCTGATTCTCTCCTTTTTCATTCTGATTCTCATAGGCACCGGCTTACTGATGATGCCGGAAATGACCGTACATCACCACATCCATTTTGTCGATGCGCTTTTTACCTCGGCCAGTGCCAGTTGTGTTACCGGATTGATTGTCGTCGATACAGCCACCTATTTCACCTTCAAGGGACAGATGATCATTATGTTACTCATCCAGCTGGGCGGAATCAACATCATCTCGTTCGCCACATTTTTCACGACCTTCTACCTGCGTTCTACCGGTGTGCGCTACCAGTCACTCATCAAGGACTTTCTTAGTACCGACAAGTTTTCGGATACGCGGTCTATTCTCCGGCAGGTTGTCTTCCTGAGTGCTTTCATGGAAATTACCGGAAGTGTGCTCATCTATTTCCTTTGGGGGAATCATTATCAATTTGGTTCCGGTCGCGACCGTGTTTTTTCGTCGGTTTTTCACGCCATCTCCTCCTTTAATAATGCCGGTTTCTCGCTCTTCACCGACAACCTCTATGAGCAGGGTGTGCGAAATGCCTACGGACTGCAAATCGTGGTCGCCATACTGGTAATTACCGGAGGTTTGGGATTTATTGCTTTGCAGGATATTCAAAAGAAATTTTCCTTCCGGAAGAAAAAAAATGCGCCGCATCCGGCTTTGCAGGTCAATACCCGCCTGGTTTTATGGGTGAGCGGAATTCTGTTGCTGGCCGGAACCGTTATCTTTTACTTTTTTGAAAAAGACACCTTGCTGAAAGGACAGTCGTTAGGGCACGCGCTCATCACGTCCTTCTTTCAATCGGTAACGGCACGTACCGCCGGCTTTAACACGGTAGACTTCGGACAAATTGGTTTGCCCATGCTAACCATTTTCATGTTCCTGATGTATGTGGGCGCCTCCCCCGGCTCGACCGGAGGCGGTATTAAAACCACCACTTTTGCTGTGCTTATCAAGTCGGCCATCGACACGCTGCGGGGGAAAAAGAATGTGGAATTTTTCAAACGGACCATCTCGTTCGACAACATTAACAAAGCATACTCGCTGGTGCTTTTTTCCATCGCGCTGATTTTCCTCTCAACTTTTTTACTTAGCATCTTCGAACCAAAAACCGATTTTGTCCGGCTACTGTTTGAAGAGATATCGGCCTTTGCCACCGTGGGACTTTCTACGGGAATTACCGCCGGAC